The following coding sequences are from one Arvicanthis niloticus isolate mArvNil1 chromosome 14, mArvNil1.pat.X, whole genome shotgun sequence window:
- the Hrh4 gene encoding histamine H4 receptor, whose amino-acid sequence MPESNSTGDLPLAAQVPLAFLMSLFAFAIMVGNAVVILAFVVDSNLRHRSNYFFLNLAISDFFVGMISIPLYIPHTLFHWNFGSGICMFWLITDYLLCTASVYNIVLISYDRYQSVSNAVSYRAQHTSIVKIVAQMVAVWILAFLVNGPMILASDSWKNSTNTKECEPGFVTEWYILAITTFLEFLLPVILVAYFNVQIYWNLWKRGSLNRCPSHTGVIATSSSDSGHLHRAGLACRTSLPGLKEPATSLHSESPQRKRSLLVSLRTHMNSSVIAFKVSSFSRSESAVLHQREHVELLRARKLARSLAILLSAFAICWAPYCLFTIVLSTYHRAGRPKSVWYSIAFWLQWFNSFINPFLYPLCHRRFQKAFWKILCVTKQPALSQNQSVSS is encoded by the exons ATGCCGGAGTCTAACAGTACTGGCGACTTGCCACTAGCCGCTCAAGTCCCCTTGGCATTCTTAATGTCCCTGTTTGCCTTTGCGATAATGGTCGGCAATGCTGTGGTCATTTTagcctttgtggtggacagcaaccTTAGGCATCggagtaattatttttttcttaatttggcCATTTCTGACTTCTTCGTGG GTATGATTTCCATTCCTTTGTACATCCCTCACACGCTGTTTCACTGGAATTTTGGAAGTGGAATCTGCATGTTCTGGCTCATTACTGACTATCTTTTGTGCACAGCATCTGTCTACAATATTGTCCTCATTAGCTACGATCGATACCAGTCAGTTTCAAATGCT GTGTCTTATAGGGCTCAACACACCAGCATTGTGAAGATTGTTGCTCAAATGGTGGCAGTTTGGATACTGGCTTTTTTGGTAAATGGCCCGATGATTCTGGCTTCGGATTCTTGGAAGAACAGCACAAACACAAAGGAATGTGAGCCTGGCTTTGTTACAGAGTGGTACATCCTTGCCATTACAACGTTCTTGGAATTCCTGCTCCCTGTCATCTTGGTGGCCTATTTCAATGTACAGATTTACTGGAACCTGTGGAAACGTGGGAGTCTCAATAGGTGCCCTAGCCACACTGGAGTCATTGCCACCTCTTCTAGTGACTCTGGACACTTACATAGAGCTGGGTTGGCTTGCAGGACAAGTCTTCCTGGATTAAAGGAACCAGCCACATCCCTTCATTCAGAAAGTCCACAAAGAAAGAGGAGTCTTTTGGTGTCCTTAAGGACTCACATGAACAGCAGTGTCATTGCCTTCAAAGTAAGTTCCTTCTCGCGATCAGAAAGTGCAGTGCTTCACCAAAGGGAGCACGTGGAGCTTCTCAGAGCCAGGAAGCTAGCCAGGTCGCTGGCCATCCTCCTGAGCGCTTTTGCCATTTGCTGGGCTCCGTACTGTCTGTTCACAATTGTCCTTTCAACTTACCACAGAGCGGGGCGCCCCAAATCGGTTTGGTATAGCATTGCCTTTTGGCTGCAGTGGTTCAATTCTTTTATTAATCCTTTTCTGTACCCTTTGTGTCACAGACGTTTCCAGAAGGCTTTCTGGAAGATACTTTGTGTAACAAAGCAACCGGCACTGTCACAGAACCAGTCAGTATCTTCTTGA